In a genomic window of Methanosarcina horonobensis HB-1 = JCM 15518:
- the mcrG gene encoding coenzyme-B sulfoethylthiotransferase subunit gamma yields MAYEAQYYPGATSVGANRRKHMSGKLEKLREISDEDLTAVLGHRAPGSDYPSTHPPLAEMGEPACSTRENVAPTPGAAAGDRVRYVQFADSMYNAPATPYFRSYFAAINFRGVDPGTLSGRQIVEARERDMEQCAKVQMETEMTDHALAGMRGATVHGHSVRLQEDGVMFDMLDRRRLEGGVIIMDKDQVAIPLDRKVNLGKPMSSEEAAKRTTIYRVDNVAFRDDAEVVEWVQRIFDERTIYGFQPK; encoded by the coding sequence ATGGCATACGAAGCACAGTATTATCCAGGCGCTACATCAGTCGGCGCTAACAGAAGAAAGCACATGTCCGGAAAACTTGAGAAACTCAGGGAAATTTCCGACGAAGACTTAACTGCAGTCCTCGGACACCGTGCCCCAGGGAGCGACTACCCGAGCACCCACCCACCACTCGCAGAGATGGGAGAACCCGCATGCTCAACACGTGAAAATGTTGCTCCAACACCCGGTGCAGCAGCAGGTGACAGGGTCAGGTACGTCCAATTCGCTGACTCAATGTACAACGCTCCGGCTACCCCGTACTTCAGATCATACTTCGCAGCAATCAATTTCAGAGGTGTAGACCCAGGTACCCTTTCCGGTCGTCAGATTGTCGAAGCCCGTGAAAGAGACATGGAACAGTGCGCAAAGGTTCAGATGGAAACCGAAATGACTGACCACGCACTCGCAGGTATGCGTGGTGCAACTGTGCACGGTCACTCTGTCCGTCTCCAGGAAGACGGTGTAATGTTCGACATGCTCGACAGAAGAAGACTCGAAGGCGGCGTCATCATTATGGATAAGGACCAGGTTGCAATTCCACTCGACAGGAAAGTGAACCTCGGCAAGCCAATGTCCAGTGAAGAAGCTGCAAAGAGGACCACCATTTACCGTGTGGACAATGTAGCCTTCAGAGACGATGCAGAAGTCGTTGAATGGGTACAGAGAATCTTCGACGAGAGAACAATTTACGGATTCCAGCCGAAATGA
- the mcrA gene encoding coenzyme-B sulfoethylthiotransferase subunit alpha, translating into MAADIFSKFKKSMEVKFTQEYGSNQQSGGDITGKTEKFLRLGPEQDARKVEMIKAGKEIAEKRGIAFYNPMMHMGAPLGQRAITPYTISGTDIVAEPDDLHYVNNAAMQQMWDDIRRTCIVGLDMAHETLEKRLGKEVTPETINHYLEVLNHAMPGAAVVQEMMVETHPALVDDCYVKIFTGDDELADEVDKQFVININKMFNEEQAAQIKASIGKTTWQAIHIPTIVSRTTDGAQTSRWAAMQIGMSFISAYAMCAGEAAVADLSFAAKHAALVSMGEMLPARRARGPNEPGGLSFGHLSDIIQTSRTSEDPAKIALEVVGAGCMLYDQIWLGSYMSGGVGFTQYATAAYTDDILDNNVYYDVDYINDKYNGAANVGKDNKIKATLEVVKDIATESTLYGIETYEKFPTALEDHFGGSQRATVLAAAAGVACALGTANANAGLSGWYLSMYLHKEAWGRLGFFGYDLQDQCGATNVLSYQGDEGLPDELRGPNYPNYAMNVGHQGGYAGIAQAAHSGRGDAFTVNPLIKVCFADDLMPFNFAEPRREFGRGAIREFVPAGERSLVIPAK; encoded by the coding sequence ATGGCAGCAGACATTTTCTCTAAATTCAAGAAATCAATGGAAGTCAAGTTCACACAGGAATATGGTTCAAACCAGCAGAGTGGTGGAGACATCACAGGCAAGACCGAAAAATTCCTGAGACTCGGCCCTGAGCAGGACGCAAGAAAAGTTGAAATGATTAAGGCCGGGAAAGAAATCGCAGAGAAGAGAGGTATTGCATTCTACAACCCAATGATGCACATGGGTGCCCCTCTCGGTCAGCGTGCAATCACTCCATACACCATTTCCGGAACTGACATTGTTGCAGAACCAGATGACCTGCACTACGTTAACAACGCTGCAATGCAGCAGATGTGGGACGACATCAGGAGAACCTGTATTGTCGGTCTTGACATGGCTCACGAGACTCTCGAGAAGAGGCTGGGTAAGGAAGTTACTCCTGAAACCATCAACCACTATCTTGAAGTCCTTAACCACGCCATGCCCGGTGCAGCAGTGGTTCAGGAAATGATGGTCGAGACACACCCTGCCCTTGTTGACGACTGTTATGTAAAGATCTTCACAGGTGACGACGAGCTTGCAGACGAAGTCGACAAGCAGTTTGTCATCAACATCAACAAGATGTTCAATGAAGAACAGGCAGCCCAGATTAAGGCCTCTATCGGCAAGACAACCTGGCAGGCAATCCACATCCCAACAATTGTCTCCAGAACAACTGACGGTGCTCAGACCTCCAGGTGGGCAGCCATGCAGATCGGTATGTCCTTCATCTCCGCATACGCAATGTGCGCCGGTGAAGCAGCAGTCGCTGACCTGTCCTTCGCTGCAAAGCACGCAGCCCTTGTCTCAATGGGTGAAATGCTTCCAGCAAGGCGTGCACGTGGACCAAACGAGCCCGGTGGACTTTCCTTCGGTCACCTCTCAGACATCATCCAGACAAGCCGCACATCCGAAGACCCGGCAAAGATTGCTCTTGAAGTCGTCGGTGCAGGCTGCATGCTCTACGACCAGATCTGGCTCGGATCCTACATGTCCGGTGGTGTCGGGTTCACACAGTATGCAACAGCTGCATACACTGATGACATCCTCGACAACAACGTGTACTACGACGTTGACTACATCAACGACAAGTACAACGGTGCTGCAAACGTAGGCAAGGACAACAAGATAAAGGCAACCCTCGAAGTCGTAAAGGACATCGCAACCGAATCCACACTCTACGGTATCGAGACCTACGAGAAATTCCCGACTGCCCTTGAAGACCACTTCGGTGGATCCCAGAGAGCAACCGTGCTCGCAGCTGCAGCCGGTGTCGCATGTGCACTCGGAACTGCAAACGCAAATGCCGGTCTCTCAGGCTGGTACCTCTCCATGTACCTGCACAAGGAAGCATGGGGCAGACTCGGATTCTTCGGATACGACCTCCAGGACCAGTGCGGTGCTACAAACGTTCTGTCCTACCAGGGCGACGAAGGTCTCCCAGACGAACTCCGTGGTCCAAACTACCCCAACTACGCAATGAACGTCGGTCACCAGGGTGGATACGCAGGTATCGCTCAGGCAGCCCACTCCGGACGTGGAGACGCATTCACCGTCAACCCACTCATCAAGGTGTGCTTCGCTGACGATCTGATGCCCTTCAACTTCGCTGAACCCAGGAGAGAGTTCGGCCGCGGTGCAATCAGAGAGTTCGTGCCTGCTGGTGAGAGATCCCTCGTCATCCCGGCAAAATAA
- the mcrC gene encoding methyl-coenzyme M reductase I operon protein C: MMIDRETQVVDCRCGGGLGRGGGLAQRGTLSEAGRADVVAIAMSPGQRHITKPVCEITYGMRRENIQVSVLVLYSGSGIPESGMRTGSFVLSPVEVAQIEMHKLAVIHLGNIKDHVIRKTREILSQANIPAIVVSQIPVDFEDFAEAGIKTRLVMPRDENTRTKGIVMDMVSGVTRGDFCPRDKLNLIVKYVKTTLDQLEDHKGVA, translated from the coding sequence ATGATGATCGATCGGGAAACACAGGTAGTTGACTGCCGATGCGGCGGAGGACTGGGCAGAGGAGGAGGGCTTGCTCAAAGAGGCACTCTTTCGGAGGCCGGCCGTGCCGACGTGGTAGCCATTGCTATGAGTCCCGGACAGAGGCATATCACAAAACCGGTGTGCGAGATAACATACGGCATGAGGAGAGAAAACATTCAGGTGAGCGTACTTGTACTCTATTCAGGCTCAGGGATCCCGGAATCAGGTATGAGGACAGGATCATTTGTATTGAGTCCGGTAGAAGTCGCACAGATTGAAATGCATAAGCTGGCTGTTATTCACCTCGGAAATATCAAGGATCATGTAATCAGAAAAACCAGGGAAATCCTGAGTCAGGCAAATATTCCGGCAATTGTTGTCAGCCAGATTCCAGTGGATTTTGAAGATTTTGCAGAAGCAGGGATAAAGACGAGATTAGTGATGCCAAGGGATGAAAACACTCGTACCAAAGGAATTGTAATGGATATGGTAAGCGGAGTTACACGCGGTGACTTCTGTCCCAGGGATAAACTAAATTTAATCGTGAAATACGTCAAGACGACATTAGACCAATTAGAAGATCATAAAGGAGTTGCATGA
- the mcrD gene encoding methyl-coenzyme M reductase operon protein D: MSDSASNTENSIQIEIFPIRILSPDTAQKLLVELSQIDGILRVMIQGPRLPEKVSYGPGTGEKVEHPLRKPIRIGDQVIELKISVGRIRLEVANAEVKEKVRSTCEKVLPFSFEFREGHFLRKKPTVTDYAKLGPKADPRLLGMVDPKAKINQLVFIEKQEKEEDEDKDE, encoded by the coding sequence ATGTCAGACTCTGCTTCAAACACAGAAAATTCCATTCAAATCGAAATCTTTCCCATTAGAATCCTGTCCCCTGATACTGCTCAGAAACTCCTAGTCGAGCTCTCTCAGATTGACGGGATACTCCGTGTTATGATCCAGGGCCCGAGACTTCCCGAAAAGGTGTCTTATGGCCCCGGTACCGGGGAAAAGGTGGAACATCCTTTAAGAAAGCCTATTCGGATCGGAGATCAGGTTATTGAACTCAAGATCAGTGTGGGCAGGATAAGGCTTGAAGTCGCAAACGCCGAAGTTAAAGAAAAAGTCAGGTCAACTTGTGAAAAAGTGCTCCCGTTCTCTTTTGAATTCAGGGAAGGACATTTCCTCAGGAAAAAGCCTACAGTGACTGACTATGCTAAACTTGGTCCTAAAGCTGACCCTCGCTTGCTTGGTATGGTAGACCCCAAAGCCAAGATAAACCAGCTTGTCTTCATTGAGAAGCAAGAGAAAGAAGAAGATGAAGACAAAGATGAGTGA
- the mcrB gene encoding coenzyme-B sulfoethylthiotransferase subunit beta — translation MSDTVDIYDDRGKLLESNVDIMSLAPTRNAAIKKIIMDTKRSVAVNLAGIQGALASGKMGGKGRQILGRGLNYDVVGNAEAIAESVKNYVQVDEGDDTNVKVLKGGKSLLIQAPASRMIAGADYMASTTVGAAAVTQTLIDMFGTDMYDAPIVKAAVWGSYPQTMDLMGGQVQSILSIPQNNEGLGFSLRNIMANHVAAIANRNAMNASALSSIYEQAGIFEMGGAVGMFERHQLLGLACQGLNANNVLYDVVKENGKNGTIGTVIESIVGRAIEAGVISVDKTAPSGYKFYKANDVPMWNAFAAVGTLAATLVNCGAGRAAQNVSSTLLYFNDILEKETGLPGCDYGKAQGVAVGFSFFSHSIYGGGGPGVFNGNHVVTRHSRGFAIPCVCAAVALDAGTQMFTIESTSGLIGDVFGGIPEFREPIKAVAGVL, via the coding sequence GTGTCTGACACAGTAGACATCTACGACGACAGAGGAAAACTGCTCGAGAGCAATGTCGACATAATGAGCCTTGCTCCAACAAGAAACGCAGCAATTAAAAAGATTATCATGGACACCAAGAGGTCCGTTGCAGTCAACCTCGCAGGTATTCAGGGCGCACTTGCCAGCGGCAAGATGGGCGGAAAGGGCCGTCAGATCCTGGGCCGCGGGCTCAACTACGATGTTGTAGGCAACGCTGAAGCTATTGCAGAAAGTGTTAAGAACTATGTTCAGGTCGATGAAGGCGACGACACAAACGTTAAAGTCCTGAAAGGCGGAAAGAGCCTGCTCATTCAGGCCCCAGCATCCAGAATGATCGCTGGTGCTGACTATATGGCCTCCACCACAGTCGGTGCAGCAGCAGTTACCCAGACTCTTATTGACATGTTCGGAACCGACATGTACGATGCACCCATCGTAAAGGCTGCTGTCTGGGGAAGCTACCCGCAGACAATGGACCTTATGGGCGGACAGGTTCAGAGCATTCTCAGCATCCCCCAGAACAACGAAGGTCTTGGCTTCTCTCTCAGGAACATCATGGCAAACCACGTTGCAGCAATTGCTAACAGGAATGCAATGAATGCATCAGCTCTCTCTTCTATCTATGAGCAGGCTGGTATCTTCGAGATGGGTGGCGCAGTCGGTATGTTTGAGAGGCATCAGCTCCTCGGTCTCGCATGCCAGGGTCTCAACGCCAACAATGTGCTGTACGATGTTGTAAAGGAAAACGGCAAGAACGGTACCATTGGAACTGTTATCGAATCAATCGTTGGCAGGGCAATTGAAGCCGGTGTTATTTCCGTTGACAAGACCGCACCCTCTGGATACAAATTCTACAAGGCAAACGACGTCCCAATGTGGAACGCCTTTGCAGCAGTTGGTACCCTTGCAGCCACTCTCGTAAACTGTGGTGCAGGACGTGCAGCTCAGAACGTTTCCTCAACACTTCTCTACTTCAACGACATCCTTGAGAAGGAAACCGGTCTCCCAGGATGCGACTACGGTAAAGCACAGGGTGTCGCAGTAGGGTTCTCATTCTTCAGCCACTCCATTTATGGTGGCGGTGGACCTGGTGTCTTCAACGGTAACCACGTCGTTACCAGGCACTCAAGAGGCTTCGCAATTCCCTGCGTATGCGCAGCAGTAGCCCTTGATGCAGGTACCCAGATGTTCACAATCGAATCGACATCCGGCCTCATTGGTGATGTGTTTGGTGGAATTCCTGAATTCCGCGAGCCAATTAAGGCAGTTGCAGGAGTGCTCTAA
- the mmp10 gene encoding methyl coenzyme M reductase-arginine methyltransferase Mmp10 (Mmp10 (methanogenesis marker protein 10) is a cobalamin-requiring radical SAM methyltransferase that creates the methylarginine modification to methyl coenzyme M reductase.) translates to MEVVVDVGGNPGVDCRGFCKYCYFKKVKEVQPLGCKYCLPFKKGCDYCTRSVKESYSGFKSLQMVLEETANKLYFTTGEVKKFTVSGGGDLSCYPELKNLIIFLSQFGTPIHLGYTSGKGFSKPDDARFYIDHGVTEVSFTVFATDPALRAEYMKDPEPEASIQVLRDFCAHCEVYGAIVLLPGVNDGEVLEKTLSDLEAMGAKGAILMRFANFQENGLILENSPIIPGIIPHTVSEFTEIVRCSAAKYPSMRITGTPLEDPLIGSPFAIRNVPEALSKLPRVTKKATVITGQVAAPRLTEIFEALGGTVNIVPLKKDIGCLATIDDFKSLDLSAVTETVFIPGRAFAHDMEVKEALKRDGVDRIVRRGPESLSVDGEMSIGMTREEVLELEIENFTELINQINSLGLPVK, encoded by the coding sequence ATGGAAGTAGTTGTCGACGTAGGCGGAAATCCCGGGGTAGACTGCAGAGGCTTCTGCAAATACTGTTATTTTAAGAAAGTCAAAGAAGTTCAGCCCCTAGGCTGCAAGTATTGCCTCCCTTTTAAAAAAGGGTGTGATTACTGTACTCGCAGCGTAAAAGAATCGTATTCAGGCTTCAAGTCACTCCAGATGGTACTCGAAGAAACTGCAAACAAACTCTATTTCACAACAGGAGAAGTAAAAAAATTTACGGTCAGTGGAGGAGGAGATTTAAGCTGCTATCCCGAACTGAAGAATCTCATTATTTTTCTATCTCAGTTCGGCACCCCCATACATCTGGGATACACCAGCGGAAAAGGTTTCAGTAAACCTGATGACGCTCGATTTTACATAGATCATGGAGTTACAGAAGTTAGTTTCACAGTCTTTGCAACAGACCCGGCTTTAAGAGCCGAATACATGAAAGATCCTGAACCCGAAGCTTCGATTCAGGTTCTTCGGGATTTCTGTGCTCACTGTGAAGTCTATGGGGCAATAGTCCTCCTTCCGGGAGTAAACGATGGAGAGGTTCTTGAAAAGACCCTCAGTGACCTGGAAGCCATGGGTGCAAAGGGAGCTATTCTTATGAGATTTGCAAACTTCCAGGAAAACGGTTTGATTCTCGAGAATTCCCCTATTATTCCAGGAATAATCCCGCATACGGTATCTGAATTTACTGAGATTGTGCGCTGTTCCGCAGCAAAATATCCTTCCATGAGAATTACAGGAACACCACTGGAGGACCCCCTGATTGGTTCACCTTTTGCAATCCGCAACGTTCCCGAAGCCCTTTCAAAACTTCCCAGAGTTACCAAAAAAGCTACTGTTATTACCGGACAGGTAGCAGCCCCCAGGCTTACCGAAATATTTGAAGCTCTTGGAGGGACCGTAAACATAGTTCCGTTGAAAAAAGATATAGGTTGTCTGGCTACTATTGACGATTTCAAAAGCCTTGACCTCTCTGCGGTGACTGAAACTGTCTTTATTCCGGGAAGAGCTTTTGCCCATGACATGGAAGTTAAAGAAGCTCTAAAAAGAGATGGGGTGGACAGAATTGTGCGCAGAGGTCCAGAGAGCCTTTCCGTGGATGGGGAAATGTCCATAGGCATGACCAGAGAAGAGGTTCTGGAACTGGAAATAGAGAACTTCACGGAGCTCATTAACCAGATTAACTCTCTGGGATTGCCTGTAAAATGA